Below is a window of Watersipora subatra chromosome 11, tzWatSuba1.1, whole genome shotgun sequence DNA.
CTTTAAACCTATCATCTACCTTAGCTGCCTGCACGTCCCCTTCTCTACCATCTATCTTAGCTGCCTGCACGTCACCTTCTCTACCATCTACCCCAAACCCCTTCTCTACCTTAGCTGCCTGCACGTCCCCTTCTCTACCATCTATCTTAGCTGCCTGCACGTCCCCTTCTCTACCATCTATCTTAGCTGCCTGCACGTTACCTTCATCTATCTTAGCAGCCTGCACGTCCCCTTCTCTGCCATCTACCTTAGCTGCCTGCACGTCCCCTTCTTTACCATCTATCTTAGCTGCCTGCACGTCACCTTCTTTACCATCTACCTTAGCTGCCTGCACGTCACCTTCTCTACCATCTACCTTAGCTGCCTGCACGTTCCCTTCTCTACCATCTATCTTAGCTGCCTGCACGTCACCTTCTCTACCATCTACCTTAGCTGCCCGCACGTCCCCTTCTCTACCATCTATCTTAGCTGCCTGCACGTCACCTCTTCTACCATCTATCTTAGCTGCCTGCACGCCCCCTTCTCTACCATCTATCTTTGCAGCCTGCGCGTCTCCTTCTCTACCATCTACCTTAGCTGCCTGCACGTCCCCTTCTTTATCATCTATCTTAGCTGCCTGCACGTCTCCTTCTCTGCCATCTATCTTAGCAGCCTACACGTCACCTTCTCTATCATCTTAttcaaaaatacttttattcaTGTAGTAAGGAATTGTTTTCCCTTAttctaacaaaataattttatgttatttgttacattttataataacaCTACAGTTCACAGTACACATagagtaaaatatttatttaagttGATGTAACCCGGCTATTCGCGGTTTGCTGTAGTTGGAAACAATCTTTTGAATGAAACAGTCATCGCTGTACATACGAGTGCCCAATATGTGAGAAACTCGAGATATGCGCTgaatttctagcaagtttcttcTTTGAGGTACAAATAATCTTTGAGCTACAAATCCAGCCTACGAGCCAGTTTTCGGCGACCACTACATTGTATGGCCAGGTGTGCGAGAGGCCAATTTCAAGAACAGCATGCCGTAGCTCAGTCTTGCTACTCGAATCAGTTCgcaaaaaggtttttaaatgtaGACTAAAAGTCATAAAGAAAGCGAGACAAAAAGCGCATAACTGGAAAcagatactaaaaaatatgacaacaAAATGGAAGTAAGTCTAGTAAAAGATTACAACTTGGCTTTAAGGGTGTaattagtaaactaaattcatttacgttaaattcaaagttttttttatgttgGGTCACGA
It encodes the following:
- the LOC137408014 gene encoding sodium/potassium/calcium exchanger 1-like — translated: MTFSLHLKTFLRTDSSSKTELRHAVLEIGLSHTWPYNVVVAENWLAAKIDGREGDVQAAKIDDKEGDVQAAKVDGREGDAQAAKIDGREGGVQAAKIDGRRGDVQAAKIDGREGDVRAAKVDGREGDVQAAKIDGREGNVQAAKVDGREGDVQAAKVDGKEGDVQAAKIDGKEGDVQAAKVDGREGDVQAAKIDEGNVQAAKIDGREGDVQAAKIDGREGDVQAAKVEKGFGVDGREGDVQAAKIDGREGDVQAAKVDDRFKVKRYHQNEAKRATQEEDYEKWKMKTKAELSLV